attagatagaaatgtttaaagaaaccagagaaaaacTTAAATTTCAAAGCTGAGGTCAAAAGACAagactatatttttaacaaaaatataacacaaaGTCCTCTGAAAAGGTAATCCCTGAAAGactaattctaaaacaaaataattgatcCTTGTGATAACTTTAAAATTAACAGACATTAATATGAGATCAAGTAGaggaaaataactttattgaaaATTGGCTACAGAGATGCCACAGGCAACAATCTGTAAAATTCCCAATCATTAATGGAGTGAAGTGCTGTTGATCAGTTCCAGGGCTTCCATATGAGTTCTGATCCTTTTTACCATCCAGATGGTCAGAGCATTATCTGGATTTTATTGGATACAGAAAGACTTGAAAGAATCAGCAGTAGGGTGATATTAGGATTCTAAAGTCCCaaagtctttttcattttcaatagaaGCTGGAAAATCCTCCATAGCAGGATGGTTGGCAGCAGCCATATCTATAGCCACCCCAGCCACAGCCTAGGCCTCTGAAACCACCACAACCACAGCCATAGCCTAGGCCATAGCCATACCCCAGGCCTCTACAACCACAGCCCAGGCTACTATAGTAGTTGCCACAGTAGTAGCTCATAGTGTCAGGAGCTGAGGATTTTGTTTGATATGAAGGTGTGTTTCCTAAGTGTGAATGCTGCCATCTGCCCAGGGACTCTTATATACCTCCAAAAAGGGTgtggcaataaaaataaacctgcatAATCTTCATTCCATGGcttcaatgaaatgaaaaacagactcattaatttctttgttttctaatttaggATAGTTTGTACAGATTCCAATGAAATATGCCCTGTGTTGACAATGATCATGGTATCTTCAAAGACCATGCATGAGATGACTGCCATCCATAAAATCCTCTAGCCAAACCTCATAGCATCTCATCTTTGTTCAAGATTATGGATACATTCTTTATTGAATGAAGTCAATATCATGGGAAATTATATCTAATTTTGCAGTGAGACCGAAAATATGCTGGTGATCCTGGTTCAAAATCCCCAAATATGCTACTTTTCTGATTCACTTTATTCCATTAAGATCttgaacaatttcttttttttcttacaaaaattgagtttcttaaaattttagctgTCATCAGTGTTCTATTGTTCTTGTAAAATAAATTGTAGGATTTTCTTTCAGAATACACTCAACAAATAATTCCTGAAGAACTGTCAATGAATTTGTCATTGAGTGTTAATTCACTTCACCTGACTGGCTTGCAGTCATGTGAAAATTcagcgttttttgtttttgtttttgttttgccactTAATTCTGAGTGTCCAAAATAtcagcaaagaaaaatgtttaaaaaaaaagacctctgcCCATCACAAGACTCTTGTTTGAAGTCTGTAAGAAAATTTACTGGAATGGTATGTCCATTTACCATTATTTGCTGTTTATCTAGAACCTGATGGATTTgagtccccgcccccccccccaaaaaaaagaagaagaagaagaaagaaaagaaatcaatgacaAAGATTCAATGTCAGTAAGAATAGTTAGATATCCTCTGTTAGTTGTCTCCAGATAGAACCACAGCTTCAAGatccattttataataaaagcatCTACCACACAAGGAACTAAATTATTTAATGCATATTAATCATTAGCACTAAAAAGATAGCATAAACAACACTTTCATTGCTAATAGGTCAACAGGAACCATTTTCAGATTCAAACCACTAACTGTGAATTTAAATTATGCAccaattatttcataaatgaaataaatattcattattccTTAAATGGTAGAAGTGTCAGTATTATAAAAGCTTCATATATCTAAGACATCTATGAGCAAGTCCTCAAGCAATTTCGACCTTTTGAGCCTCTAATGTGAAATGTCCTAAAAAGACACCAATTATATCACTTCCTGCAGGAACTCTCAGACACAGGATTAACCCAAGGTGAAATGCGTGTATGA
The sequence above is a segment of the Canis lupus dingo isolate Sandy chromosome 31, ASM325472v2, whole genome shotgun sequence genome. Coding sequences within it:
- the LOC125754102 gene encoding keratin-associated protein 19-7-like — translated: MSYYCGNYYSSLGCGCRGLGYGYGLGYGCGCGGFRGLGCGWGGYRYGCCQPSCYGGFSSFY